A DNA window from Lachancea thermotolerans CBS 6340 chromosome G complete sequence contains the following coding sequences:
- the TRP1 gene encoding phosphoribosylanthranilate isomerase TRP1 (similar to uniprot|P00912 Saccharomyces cerevisiae YDR007W TRP1 Phosphoribosylanthranilate isomerase that catalyzes the third step in tryptophan biosynthesis in 2004 the sequence of TRP1 from strain S228C was updated by changing the previously annotated internal STOP (TAA) to serine (TCA)) — MMKLTKTKGRLASLPSKLMAFWKDADILTKICGIQSAEAAKVAIDAGASLIGIICVPNRKRTVCPVVAKEISRVVREARQGRQDQGKSGPFLVGVFRNQSISEVRSLKDDYGLDIVQLHGNENWKEYKRELEGTPLIKRFIFPNDCADVLEQSESSGMECLPLFDSEAGGTGEKLDWDAIGSWSKSSGARFILAGGLGPENVRKACELPGVMGVDVSGGVETQGNKDADKIRTFLAEAR, encoded by the coding sequence atgatgaagttgactAAGACTAAAGGAAGGCTAGCATCATTACCAAGTAAACTGATGGCTTTCTGGAAAGACGCTGACATCTTAACAAAGATCTGCGGCATCCAATCAGCCGAAGCTGCAAAAGTGGCCATTGACGCTGGCGCCTCTTTGATCGGAATTATTTGTGTTCCCAACAGAAAGCGCACTGTCTGTCCTGTTGttgccaaagaaatttCTCGTGTAGTGAGAGAGGCTCGCCAGGGAAGGCAAGACCAGGGAAAGTCGGGTCCTTTCCTTGTTGGCGTCTTCCGCAATCAAAGTATCTCTGAAGTTCGCTCCTTGAAAGATGACTATGGTTTAGATATTGTACAGTTACATGGTAACGAGAATTGGAAGGAGTACAAGCGTGAACTTGAGGGTACCCCTCTAATCAAGAGATTCATTTTCCCAAATGACTGTGCTGATGTGCTTGAACAATCTGAGTCCAGTGGCATGGAATGCCTTCCTTTATTTGACTCTGAGGCTGGTGGCACTGGAGAGAAGCTTGATTGGGATGCCATCGGCTCTTGGAGCAAAAGCTCTGGAGCTCGGTTCATTTTGGCAGGAGGACTTGGTCCAGAAAATGTCAGGAAAGCATGCGAGTTGCCAGGCGTAATGGGGGTTGACGTTAGTGGGGGAGTTGAAACCCAGGGAAATAAAGACGCTGATAAAATACGAACGTTCTTGGCTGAAGCGCGTTAA
- the IPP1 gene encoding inorganic diphosphatase IPP1 (highly similar to uniprot|P00817 Saccharomyces cerevisiae YBR011C IPP1 Cytoplasmic inorganic pyrophosphatase (PPase) catalyzes the rapid exchange of oxygens from Pi with water highly expressed and essential for viability active-site residues show identity to those from E. coli PPase), producing the protein MVYTTRQIGAKNTLDYKVYIEENGKPISSFHDIPLYADEANQIFNMVVEIPRWTNAKLEVSKEETLNPIIQDTKKGKLRYVRNCFPHHGYIHNYGAFPQTWEDPNSIHPETKAAGDNDPLDVLEIGETIGYTGQVKQVKVLGVMALLDEGETDWKVIVIDINDPLAPKLNDIEDVEKYFPGLLRATNEWFRIYKIPDGKPENQFAFSGEAKNKKYALDVIRECSDAWKNLIQGKSDVKGIELTNTTLSGTSTYSPSAGSAVAAAEQKEDAPVDKSVDKWFFISGSA; encoded by the coding sequence atggTTTACACTACTAGACAGATCGGTGCTAAGAACACCTTGGATTACAAAGTTTACATCGAAGAGAACGGTAAGCcaatctcttctttccATGACATCCCTTTATATGCCGACGAAGCTAACCAAATTTTCAACATGGTGGTTGAGATCCCTCGTTGGACCAACGCCAAGTTGGAGGTCAGCAAGGAGGAGACTTTGAACCCAATCATCCAGGACACCAAGAAGGGCAAATTGAGATACGTCAGAAACTGCTTCCCTCACCACGGTTACATTCACAACTATGGTGCTTTCCCTCAAACATGGGAGGACCCTAACTCCATTCACCCAGAGACTAAAGCCGCCGGTGACAACGATCCTTTGGATGTTCTAGAAATTGGTGAAACTATCGGATACACTGGTCAGGTTAAGCAGGTCAAGGTGTTGGGTGTTATGGCTTTGTTGGATGAGGGGGAAACTGACTGGAAGGTCATCGTGATCGACATCAACGATCCTCTGGCTCCTAAGCTAAATGACATCGAGGATGTCGAAAAGTACTTCCCAGGTCTATTGAGAGCCACTAACGAATGGTTCAGAATTTACAAAATCCCTGACGGAAAGCCTGAGAACCAATTTGCTTTCTCCGGTgaggccaaaaacaagaagtaCGCTTTGGACGTTATTAGAGAATGCAGCGACGCGTGGAAGAACTTGATTCAAGGCAAGTCCGACGTCAAGGGTATTGAGCTAACTAACACTACCCTGTCTGGTACTTCTACCTACTCCCCATCTGCCGGCTCTGCTGTGGCCGCCGCCGAACAAAAGGAAGATGCCCCTGTGGACAAGTCAGTTGACAAGTGGTTTTTCATCTCCGGTTCAGCTTAA
- a CDS encoding resistance to Congo red protein (some similarities with uniprot|Q03446 Saccharomyces cerevisiae YDR003W), which produces MMPGWPSIRLLSRTFTIPFELMRVPPPTLVQRNLAPDKVRLYARASESSLPDNGCFGFSCGNQWIWGRWILLVFFLCFLAVLAFTAIKLNGKRTNRGQRPIPGTAWFTPPTYRQSERQFRGSTQDYVPPYTETANDNDLGYYDNQGVFHFNNKAEEGPPPPVDDATSFNASDLQYPPRATTRIGQDTPCQAVDNVRDFNEYYYGAPPVAPHNGPTETTITHGSSSIAQESTEYHEMVPVSERAAPRH; this is translated from the coding sequence ATGATGCCCGGATGGCCTTCAATCAGACTTCTTTCTAGGACCTTCACCATTCCCTTCGAATTAATGCGCGTTCCGCCACCGACCTTAGTTCAGAGAAACTTGGCTCCAGATAAGGTGAGGCTCTACGCTAGGGCTAGTGAAAGCTCTCTGCCGGACAATGGATGCTTCGGTTTTAGTTGCGGAAACCAGTGGATCTGGGGAAGATGGATCCTTCTTGTGTTTTTCCTCTGCTTTCTCGCCGTCCTTGCCTTCACTGCAATCAAGTTGAATGGCAAGAGAACCAATAGAGGCCAACGACCTATACCAGGCACGGCCTGGTTTACACCCCCAACATATCGTCAATCTGAGAGACAGTTTCGAGGCTCGACACAAGACTACGTACCTCCCTACACAGAAACTGCAAACGACAACGACCTAGGGTACTACGATAATCAAGGAGTTTTCCATTTTAACAACAAGGCTGAAGAGGGTCCTCCGCCTCCGGTCGATGATGCGACGAGCTTCAACGCAAGTGATCTTCAGTATCCGCCCCGCGCAACCACGAGGATAGGCCAAGACACGCCCTGCCAGGCTGTTGACAATGTTCGAGATTTTAATGAATATTACTATGGAGCTCCACCTGTTGCTCCTCACAACGGGCCTACGGAAACCACAATTACTCACGGTAGCTCCAGCATTGCTCAAGAATCAACCGAATATCATGAGATGGTTCCCGTATCTGAAAGGGCAGCGCCTCGGCACTAG